In Rhizobium sp. N324, a single genomic region encodes these proteins:
- a CDS encoding mechanosensitive ion channel family protein, protein MARGRAGGLKAAISGVLAFIALLGAVSPGLAQTPPTQTPAASTPPAQVREMMQLMQTPEVKQWMSTQMAATPASDTAAENQMSVLSGLLQHARRHVSMISDAAMVLPSQVGNASSLFFGEIAANGWPRMTAQFLAIFLLGAIVESIARYAFRRRRRRLAEMAGMHLAPRVIPALIFAAATMLALLSLGWPPLSQSIAIVCVVALIVQRSTICLGGVLVDLIGLARIEEERQGITALTMPGRDVALFWYRRCATFVIYFMLGWAVIQSMEPLGYSPSARLLVGYVLGIGLLLIAIEAVWSRPHKDEKRAHGISWALTVYFLLLWSLWVAGFNWLLWLGIYVLLLPRVLAVSTIAVKSLRQTEASFLATRRIAAVLLDRGVRALIIAVAAIWLGHMLGVGADTMAAGDTMVDKIARGVIGGIVILLAADLLWHVIKAYIDGKLLDSSVDGGATDEEKAKRARIQTLLPIFRNILAVVIAVLAVLMVLSGLGIEIGPLIAGAGVVGVAVGFGAQTIVKDVISGMFYLWDDAFRIGEYIESGSHKGVVEAFSLRSVKLRHHRGPLTTVPFGELGAVKNLNRDWTIDKISLNVKYDTDLVKAKKVIKQIGQTLLENPEFGPHIIETLKMKGVEQFGEFAIEIRLSMMTKPGEQFVIRRNALAMIRNAFKENGIEFAVPTVQVAGDRDADVDAAVARYAAHARANGEPAA, encoded by the coding sequence ATGGCGCGTGGCAGGGCAGGGGGCTTGAAGGCCGCCATATCGGGTGTGCTGGCATTCATTGCGCTTTTGGGTGCGGTTTCACCAGGCCTTGCCCAGACACCACCCACGCAAACGCCAGCCGCGTCGACCCCGCCGGCCCAGGTGCGTGAGATGATGCAGCTCATGCAGACGCCCGAGGTCAAGCAGTGGATGTCGACGCAGATGGCGGCGACGCCTGCGTCCGATACGGCGGCCGAGAACCAGATGTCGGTGCTGTCAGGACTGCTGCAACATGCCCGCCGACATGTCTCGATGATCTCCGATGCAGCAATGGTGCTGCCATCGCAGGTCGGCAACGCTTCCTCGCTGTTCTTCGGCGAAATCGCCGCGAACGGCTGGCCGCGCATGACAGCACAGTTCCTGGCCATCTTCCTGCTCGGCGCGATCGTCGAAAGCATTGCCCGTTATGCCTTCCGCCGCCGCCGTCGTCGCCTGGCCGAGATGGCCGGCATGCATCTGGCGCCGCGCGTCATCCCGGCGCTGATCTTCGCAGCGGCAACGATGCTTGCGCTTCTGAGCCTCGGCTGGCCACCGCTCAGCCAGAGCATCGCGATCGTCTGCGTCGTCGCGCTCATCGTCCAACGCTCTACGATCTGCCTCGGCGGTGTGCTGGTCGATCTCATTGGATTGGCGCGGATCGAGGAAGAACGGCAGGGCATCACCGCTCTGACCATGCCGGGGCGTGACGTCGCATTGTTCTGGTACCGGCGCTGCGCGACCTTCGTCATTTATTTCATGCTCGGCTGGGCGGTGATCCAGTCGATGGAACCACTCGGCTATTCCCCCAGCGCGCGGCTCCTCGTCGGCTACGTCCTCGGCATCGGCCTGCTCCTGATCGCGATCGAAGCGGTCTGGTCGCGGCCGCATAAGGACGAGAAACGCGCTCACGGGATCTCCTGGGCGCTGACCGTCTATTTCCTGCTGCTCTGGAGCCTCTGGGTCGCCGGCTTCAACTGGCTGCTCTGGCTGGGCATCTATGTGCTGCTGCTGCCGCGCGTGCTTGCCGTCTCGACGATTGCGGTCAAATCGCTGCGGCAGACCGAGGCGAGCTTCCTGGCGACGCGCCGCATAGCCGCCGTGCTGCTCGACCGCGGCGTGCGGGCGCTGATCATCGCCGTTGCCGCCATCTGGCTCGGGCACATGCTCGGCGTCGGCGCCGATACGATGGCGGCGGGCGACACCATGGTCGACAAGATCGCGCGCGGCGTCATCGGCGGCATCGTCATCCTGCTTGCCGCCGACCTGCTCTGGCATGTCATCAAGGCCTATATCGACGGCAAGCTGCTCGATTCATCCGTGGATGGCGGGGCAACGGATGAGGAGAAGGCCAAACGCGCACGGATACAGACGCTGTTGCCGATCTTCCGCAATATCCTTGCCGTCGTGATCGCCGTCCTTGCTGTCTTGATGGTGCTTTCCGGCCTCGGCATCGAGATCGGGCCGCTCATCGCCGGCGCCGGCGTTGTCGGCGTGGCGGTCGGCTTCGGTGCGCAGACGATCGTCAAGGATGTGATCAGCGGCATGTTCTATCTCTGGGACGATGCCTTCCGCATCGGCGAATATATCGAAAGCGGCAGCCACAAGGGCGTGGTCGAAGCCTTCAGCCTGCGCTCGGTGAAGCTCAGGCATCATCGCGGGCCGCTGACGACGGTGCCGTTCGGCGAACTCGGCGCGGTGAAGAACCTCAACCGCGATTGGACGATCGACAAGATCAGCCTCAACGTCAAATACGATACCGATCTGGTCAAGGCGAAGAAGGTGATCAAGCAGATCGGCCAGACACTGCTCGAAAATCCGGAATTCGGCCCTCATATCATCGAGACGCTGAAGATGAAGGGTGTCGAGCAGTTCGGCGAATTCGC
- the gnd gene encoding phosphogluconate dehydrogenase (NAD(+)-dependent, decarboxylating): MQLGMIGLGRMGNYMVQRLMRGGHECVVYDARPESVAELAGLGATGSASLEEFVLKLTHPRAIWLMLPAAIVDKVLASLLPLLENGDIVIDGGNSYYHDDIRRGAELITKGIHYVDVGTSGGVFGLERGYCLMIGGEKSIVQHLSPIFATLAPGAGKTEASPNRSAEAAAASTAEQGYLHCGPHGAGHFVKMVHNGIEYGLMAAYAEGINILKHANIGAASHEADAETAPLAHPEHFQYDFNLQDVAEVWRRGSVITSWLLDLTADALHADPALSKYAGRVSDSGEGRWTIMAAIDESVPTPVLSAALYGRFSSRDNDEFANKVLSAMRAGFGGHVEKPAPKS, translated from the coding sequence ATGCAGCTTGGCATGATTGGTTTGGGCCGCATGGGCAATTACATGGTCCAGCGGTTGATGCGGGGCGGTCACGAATGCGTCGTCTACGACGCCAGGCCGGAGAGCGTTGCCGAACTCGCAGGCCTCGGTGCGACCGGTAGTGCTTCGCTCGAAGAGTTCGTCTTGAAGCTCACGCATCCGCGGGCGATCTGGCTGATGCTGCCGGCGGCGATCGTCGACAAGGTGCTGGCGAGCCTTTTGCCGCTGCTTGAAAATGGCGATATCGTCATCGACGGCGGCAACTCCTATTACCACGACGATATCCGCCGCGGCGCCGAGCTCATCACCAAGGGCATCCATTATGTCGACGTCGGCACCAGCGGCGGCGTCTTCGGCCTCGAACGCGGCTATTGCCTGATGATCGGCGGCGAGAAGAGCATCGTCCAGCACCTTTCGCCGATTTTCGCGACGCTCGCGCCCGGCGCCGGCAAGACGGAAGCCTCGCCGAACCGCAGCGCCGAGGCGGCTGCGGCGAGCACCGCCGAGCAGGGTTACCTGCATTGCGGCCCGCATGGCGCCGGCCATTTCGTCAAGATGGTGCATAACGGCATCGAATACGGCCTGATGGCCGCCTATGCCGAAGGCATCAACATCCTGAAACACGCCAATATCGGCGCCGCCTCGCATGAGGCCGACGCGGAAACCGCGCCGCTCGCCCACCCGGAACATTTCCAATACGACTTCAATCTGCAGGACGTCGCCGAAGTCTGGCGCCGCGGCAGCGTCATCACCTCCTGGCTGCTCGATCTCACCGCCGATGCGCTGCATGCCGATCCGGCGCTGTCGAAATATGCCGGCCGCGTCTCCGACAGCGGCGAAGGCCGCTGGACGATCATGGCGGCAATCGACGAAAGCGTGCCGACGCCAGTGCTGAGTGCGGCGCTCTACGGCCGCTTCTCCTCGCGCGACAACGACGAATTCGCCAACAAGGTGCTGTCGGCAATGCGGGCGGGTTTCGGCGGCCACGTGGAAAAGCCGGCTCCGAAATCCTGA
- a CDS encoding SRPBCC domain-containing protein, which translates to MSLGIRVSGRIGRPVAEVFDAVVNPKKLSSYFTTIGGASAPLVKGKTVTWWKDAQVEVVELVPESRIVLSWEGGTGDDKTTYKTSVEMNFKPLEDGGTLVTIAETGWREDEAGRRGTYLNCEGWTQMLCCMKAFVEYGINLREGMFLSEMKGEPASAPDA; encoded by the coding sequence ATGTCTCTCGGAATCCGCGTTTCCGGCCGGATCGGCCGCCCTGTCGCCGAGGTGTTCGACGCCGTCGTCAACCCGAAGAAGCTCAGCAGCTATTTCACCACGATCGGCGGGGCGAGCGCGCCGCTCGTCAAGGGCAAGACGGTGACCTGGTGGAAGGACGCCCAAGTGGAGGTGGTCGAACTCGTGCCGGAAAGCCGCATCGTGCTCAGCTGGGAAGGCGGCACCGGCGACGACAAGACGACCTACAAGACGTCGGTGGAGATGAATTTCAAGCCGCTGGAGGATGGCGGCACCTTGGTGACCATCGCCGAGACCGGCTGGCGCGAGGACGAGGCCGGCCGGCGCGGCACCTATCTCAACTGCGAAGGCTGGACGCAGATGCTCTGCTGCATGAAGGCTTTCGTCGAATACGGCATCAATCTGCGCGAGGGCATGTTCCTCAGCGAAATGAAGGGGGAGCCGGCCAGCGCGCCGGATGCCTGA
- a CDS encoding ArsR/SmtB family transcription factor translates to MSSESTDDPVFKALAHHRRREILDLLKDAPRTTGTLCEMFPQMDRCTVMQHLKVLEEADLVIARKEGRERWNHLNSLPIKHIHDRWISAYAGHALSILDRLKSDLEGPLE, encoded by the coding sequence ATGTCAAGCGAATCGACCGACGATCCCGTTTTCAAGGCCCTGGCGCATCACCGCCGCCGCGAAATCCTCGACCTGCTCAAGGATGCGCCCCGCACCACGGGAACGCTTTGCGAGATGTTTCCGCAGATGGACCGCTGCACGGTGATGCAGCATCTGAAGGTGCTGGAGGAAGCCGACCTGGTCATCGCCCGGAAAGAGGGCCGCGAACGCTGGAACCACCTGAACAGCCTGCCGATCAAGCACATCCATGACCGCTGGATCAGCGCCTATGCCGGGCACGCTCTATCAATCCTCGACCGGTTGAAAAGCGATCTCGAAGGCCCGCTGGAATAA
- a CDS encoding NAD-dependent epimerase/dehydratase family protein, giving the protein MTIMVTGSAGHLGEALMRSLRTQGRSARGIDIKPSAFTDMVGSIADRVFLRQAMSGIRHVVHAATLHKPHVATHRNRDFLDTNAGGTLNLLEEAVTAKVASFVFTSTTSAFGAALTPAAGAPAAWVTEDVLPVARNIYGVTKLAAEGLCELFARSSGLPVVILRTSRFFPESDDNPDIRGGYSAENAQANELLHRRVDIADVICAHLLALDKAPSIGFGRYIVSATTPFSANDLAEIRRDAPAAVEGLFPGAGALYASRGWKMFPTLDRVYVNARARQELGWQPRYDFRFVLDCLGDDREWRSPLALDVGSKGYHDEGPYPVD; this is encoded by the coding sequence ATGACGATAATGGTGACGGGAAGCGCCGGCCACCTCGGCGAGGCGCTGATGCGCAGCCTGCGAACGCAAGGCCGGTCGGCGCGCGGCATCGACATCAAACCCTCGGCCTTCACCGACATGGTCGGCTCGATCGCTGACCGCGTTTTCCTCCGGCAGGCGATGTCGGGCATCCGCCACGTCGTCCATGCCGCCACACTGCACAAGCCGCATGTGGCAACCCACCGCAATCGCGATTTCCTCGACACCAATGCCGGCGGTACGCTGAACCTGCTCGAAGAGGCGGTCACCGCCAAGGTTGCAAGCTTCGTCTTCACCAGCACCACCAGCGCCTTCGGCGCGGCGTTGACCCCGGCGGCTGGCGCACCGGCGGCATGGGTGACCGAGGACGTGCTCCCGGTCGCCAGAAACATCTACGGCGTAACGAAACTCGCCGCCGAAGGCCTGTGCGAACTCTTCGCCCGCAGCTCCGGCCTGCCGGTCGTTATTCTGAGGACATCGCGCTTCTTTCCCGAAAGCGACGACAATCCTGACATTCGCGGCGGCTATTCGGCGGAGAATGCACAGGCCAACGAACTTCTGCACCGCCGCGTCGATATCGCGGATGTGATCTGCGCCCATCTGCTGGCGCTCGACAAGGCGCCGTCAATCGGCTTCGGCCGCTATATCGTCTCCGCCACGACGCCGTTTTCGGCGAACGATCTCGCCGAGATAAGGCGCGATGCGCCCGCCGCCGTCGAAGGGCTGTTCCCGGGTGCGGGCGCCCTCTATGCATCACGCGGCTGGAAGATGTTTCCGACGCTCGACCGCGTCTATGTCAACGCCCGCGCCCGGCAGGAACTCGGCTGGCAGCCGCGATATGATTTCCGCTTCGTGCTCGATTGCCTCGGCGACGACAGGGAATGGCGAAGCCCGCTGGCACTGGACGTCGGCTCGAAAGGCTATCACGACGAAGGGCCTTATCCGGTCGATTAG
- a CDS encoding cell division protein ZapA, protein MAQVTVTIDGKAYRMACEEGQEDHLTDLATRFDRYVGHLKGQFGEIGDLRITVMAGIMIMDEIAELTRRVAGLESELESLRGNRDTVLAATARTEENLAAALSEVSSRIRGITDKLNGRPAPDLN, encoded by the coding sequence ATGGCGCAGGTAACAGTAACGATCGACGGCAAGGCCTATCGCATGGCCTGCGAGGAAGGGCAGGAGGATCACCTGACCGATCTCGCCACCCGTTTCGACCGCTATGTCGGCCATCTCAAGGGGCAGTTCGGCGAAATCGGCGATCTCAGGATCACTGTTATGGCCGGGATCATGATCATGGATGAGATCGCCGAGCTGACGCGCCGCGTCGCCGGGCTGGAATCCGAACTCGAGTCCCTGCGCGGCAACCGCGACACCGTGCTTGCAGCCACCGCCCGCACCGAGGAAAATCTCGCGGCGGCGCTCAGTGAGGTTTCAAGCCGCATTCGCGGCATCACCGACAAGCTGAATGGCCGGCCCGCCCCCGACCTCAATTGA
- a CDS encoding DUF4164 domain-containing protein, whose translation MMPTGKTMEAALNELRQAISSLENAVDMRVEREREQGEIEGEVRRVHADRSRLAQELDQAEFRANRLEEVNREVSRRLVTAMETIRAVLDR comes from the coding sequence ATGATGCCCACAGGCAAAACCATGGAAGCAGCGCTCAACGAATTGAGACAGGCGATTTCGAGCCTCGAAAACGCCGTCGACATGCGTGTCGAGCGTGAGCGCGAGCAGGGCGAGATCGAGGGCGAGGTGCGGCGCGTGCACGCCGACCGCTCCCGGCTGGCGCAGGAGCTCGATCAGGCCGAATTCCGCGCCAACCGGCTTGAAGAAGTCAACCGCGAGGTGTCGCGGCGGCTGGTAACGGCTATGGAAACGATCCGCGCGGTTCTGGATCGCTGA
- the tkt gene encoding transketolase, with protein sequence MTSPEQHDRMANAIRFLAMDAVEKANSGHPGMPMGMADVATVLFTKYLKFDPKRPHWPNRDRFVLSAGHGSMLLYSLLYLTGYPDMTIEDLKQFRQLGSKTAGHPEYGHATGIETTTGPLGQGIANSVGMAIAERKLREEFGSDLQDHYTYAICGDGCLMEGISHEAIALAGHLKLNKLVLFWDNNSITIDGAVSLSDSTDQIARFKAVHWNTIEIDGHDQAAIAAAIEAAHKSDRPTFIACKTIIGFGAPNKQGTHKVHGNPLGAEEIAATRKALNWESEAFVIPSDVLDSWRAAGARSADLVNAWEQGVAKAPARTEFTRRMAGELPEGFDAAISTYKKKLAETKPTVATRKASEDALEVINGFLPETLGGSADLTPSNNTKTSQMHSITPTDFAGRYMHWGIREHGMASAMNGIALHGGLIPYSGGFLIFSDYCRPPIRLAALMGIRVIHVLTHDSIGVGEDGPTHQPVEQLAGLRAIPNLMVFRPADATETAECWQIAVKTHNRPSGLALTRQNLSPVRTEYSEKNLCEQGAYTLAGNANAKVTIFASGSEVEIAVAARAALEAKGVTVRVVSVPCTELFFEQPDAYRKEVLGNSPVKIAVEAAVREGWDAFIGPEGTFIGMKGFGASGPVKDVYKHFGITADAVVAAAEAKL encoded by the coding sequence ATGACCTCTCCCGAACAACACGACCGGATGGCGAATGCGATCCGTTTCCTCGCCATGGACGCCGTCGAAAAGGCGAACTCCGGCCACCCGGGCATGCCGATGGGCATGGCCGATGTGGCAACGGTCCTGTTCACCAAATATCTGAAGTTCGATCCGAAGAGGCCGCATTGGCCGAACCGCGATCGCTTCGTGCTCTCGGCCGGCCACGGCTCGATGCTGCTTTATTCGCTGCTGTATCTGACCGGCTATCCCGACATGACGATCGAGGATCTGAAGCAGTTCCGCCAGCTCGGCTCGAAGACCGCCGGCCATCCGGAATATGGTCACGCCACCGGCATCGAAACGACGACCGGCCCGCTCGGCCAGGGCATTGCCAATTCCGTCGGCATGGCGATTGCCGAACGCAAGCTGCGTGAGGAATTCGGCTCCGATCTTCAGGATCACTATACCTATGCGATCTGCGGCGACGGCTGCCTGATGGAGGGCATCAGCCACGAAGCCATCGCACTCGCCGGCCATCTGAAGCTCAACAAGCTCGTTCTGTTCTGGGACAACAACTCGATCACCATCGACGGCGCCGTGTCTCTGTCGGATTCCACCGATCAGATCGCCCGTTTCAAGGCCGTTCACTGGAACACGATCGAGATCGACGGTCACGATCAGGCCGCCATCGCCGCCGCGATCGAAGCCGCCCACAAATCCGACCGGCCGACCTTCATCGCCTGCAAGACGATCATCGGCTTCGGCGCCCCGAACAAGCAGGGCACCCATAAGGTCCACGGCAACCCGCTCGGCGCCGAGGAAATCGCCGCCACCCGCAAGGCGCTGAACTGGGAATCCGAAGCTTTCGTCATCCCGTCGGACGTCCTGGACAGCTGGCGCGCCGCCGGCGCCCGCTCCGCCGATCTCGTCAATGCCTGGGAACAGGGTGTGGCCAAGGCTCCGGCCAGGACCGAATTCACCCGCCGCATGGCAGGCGAGCTGCCGGAAGGCTTCGATGCCGCGATCAGCACCTACAAGAAGAAGCTCGCCGAGACCAAGCCGACCGTTGCCACCCGCAAGGCTTCGGAAGACGCGCTCGAGGTCATCAACGGCTTCCTGCCGGAAACGCTCGGCGGCTCGGCCGACCTGACGCCGTCGAACAACACCAAGACCAGCCAGATGCACTCGATCACGCCGACGGATTTCGCCGGCCGGTACATGCATTGGGGCATCCGCGAGCACGGCATGGCCTCGGCCATGAACGGCATTGCGCTGCATGGCGGCCTTATTCCCTACAGCGGCGGCTTCCTGATCTTCTCGGATTACTGCCGCCCGCCGATCCGCCTCGCTGCGCTGATGGGCATCCGCGTCATCCACGTCCTGACGCATGACTCGATCGGCGTGGGCGAAGACGGCCCGACGCACCAGCCGGTCGAACAGCTCGCCGGCCTGCGCGCCATCCCGAACCTGATGGTCTTCCGTCCGGCCGACGCCACGGAAACGGCGGAATGCTGGCAGATCGCCGTCAAGACCCACAACCGTCCGTCCGGCCTTGCTCTGACACGTCAGAACCTCAGCCCGGTCCGCACCGAATATAGCGAAAAGAATCTCTGCGAGCAGGGCGCTTATACGCTGGCCGGCAATGCCAACGCCAAGGTGACGATCTTCGCCTCGGGCTCGGAAGTCGAAATCGCCGTTGCCGCCCGCGCAGCCCTCGAAGCCAAGGGTGTCACGGTGCGCGTCGTGTCGGTTCCCTGCACGGAACTGTTCTTCGAGCAGCCGGACGCCTATCGCAAGGAAGTGCTTGGCAACTCGCCGGTCAAGATCGCCGTCGAAGCCGCCGTCCGCGAAGGCTGGGATGCCTTCATCGGACCGGAAGGCACTTTCATCGGCATGAAGGGCTTCGGCGCTTCCGGCCCGGTGAAGGATGTTTACAAGCATTTCGGCATCACCGCCGACGCCGTCGTTGCGGCCGCGGAAGCAAAGCTTTAA
- the gap gene encoding type I glyceraldehyde-3-phosphate dehydrogenase, which yields MTVKVAINGFGRIGRNVLRAIVESGRTDIEVVAINDLGPVETNAHLLRYDSIHGRFPATVKVEGDTIIVGNGKPIKVTAIKDPATLPHRELGVDIAMECTGIFTARDKAAAHLTAGAKRVIVSAPADGADLTVVFGVNHDQLTKEHLVISNASCTTNCLVPVVKVLDDAVGIDHGFMTTIHSYTGDQPTLDTMHKDLYRARAAALSMIPTSTGAAKAVGLVLPHLKGKLDGTSIRVPTPNVSVVDFKFVSKKATTVGEINEAIQAAANGKLKGILGYTDEPLVSRDFNHDSHSSIFATDQTKVMEGNFVRVLSWYDNEWGFSSRMSDTAVAFAKLI from the coding sequence ATGACAGTCAAGGTTGCCATTAACGGCTTCGGCCGCATCGGCCGCAACGTCCTGCGCGCTATCGTCGAATCTGGCCGCACCGACATCGAAGTCGTCGCCATCAACGATCTCGGCCCCGTCGAAACCAACGCCCACCTGCTGCGCTACGACTCGATCCACGGCCGCTTCCCGGCAACGGTGAAGGTCGAGGGTGACACGATCATCGTCGGCAACGGCAAGCCGATCAAGGTCACCGCGATCAAGGATCCGGCGACGCTTCCGCATCGCGAACTCGGCGTCGACATCGCGATGGAATGCACCGGCATCTTCACCGCCCGCGACAAGGCGGCCGCTCACCTGACGGCCGGCGCCAAGCGCGTCATCGTTTCAGCGCCTGCAGACGGCGCCGACCTGACCGTCGTCTTCGGCGTCAACCATGACCAGCTCACCAAGGAGCACTTGGTCATCTCCAACGCCTCCTGCACCACCAACTGCCTGGTGCCGGTGGTGAAGGTCCTCGACGACGCCGTTGGCATCGACCACGGCTTCATGACGACCATCCACTCCTACACCGGCGACCAGCCGACGCTCGACACGATGCACAAGGACCTGTATCGCGCCCGCGCCGCCGCCCTCTCGATGATCCCGACCTCGACCGGCGCCGCCAAGGCCGTCGGCCTCGTTCTGCCGCATCTGAAGGGCAAACTCGACGGCACCTCGATCCGCGTTCCGACCCCGAACGTTTCGGTCGTCGACTTCAAGTTCGTCTCCAAGAAGGCGACCACGGTCGGCGAAATCAACGAAGCCATCCAGGCTGCTGCCAACGGCAAGCTGAAGGGCATCCTCGGCTACACCGACGAGCCGCTGGTCTCCCGCGACTTCAACCACGACAGCCACTCCTCGATCTTCGCGACCGATCAGACCAAGGTCATGGAAGGCAACTTCGTGCGCGTCCTGTCCTGGTACGACAACGAATGGGGCTTCTCCAGCCGCATGTCCGACACGGCAGTCGCTTTCGCCAAGCTCATCTGA
- a CDS encoding potassium/proton antiporter produces MEAFYIVVLVSTALVLLAAFSSLLAFRFGAPLLLLFLMIGLAAGVDGLGIEFSNNYLAYILGSIALAVILFDSGFGTPMHAFRLAAVPSLALASLGVLITASLFAFAAMWLLNFTWLEGLLLGSIVASTDAAAVFFLLRIGGINIRDKVRSTLEVESGTNDPMAIFLTIALVEVLASGERYAGINIGMLAMFVQQMGLGVILGLLGGMMIVLIVSKLDTDRGLTPIFVLALALLVFSFTGAVGGSGFLAVYVAGIYAGNRKMQAIGTIKRFQDGMTWLAQIIMFLVLGLLATPSQFPVIIVPAILLALFLIFIARPLAIWLSLLPFDYTQQEIGFVAWVGLRGAVSILLAIMPILGGLENGQIYFNTAFIIVLVSLLVQGWTIKPVAKKLGLIIPPRIGAVDKVEVDLPGAANHELLSYRVIKDSPVLRGERIPRWATPSLVIRDGKSMRYQYAGRLRENDLVYLFIVPSYSRLLDRLFASRAPVDEDDAEFFGAFALSPARPAADLDAAYGPGLLNESEKGLTIAELMRQRLGGKADYADRVRLGSIILIVRDLDEHDHVTSVGMSLEAVEPAITLPIFINLKDIIQRIRDRLKGRRRREAAASEAAPKAAAGRDEGTHENGR; encoded by the coding sequence ATGGAAGCGTTCTATATCGTGGTGCTGGTCTCGACGGCGCTCGTGCTTCTTGCCGCTTTTTCAAGCCTGCTCGCCTTCCGGTTCGGCGCCCCGCTGCTGCTGCTTTTCCTGATGATCGGCCTTGCCGCCGGCGTCGACGGCCTCGGAATCGAGTTCAGCAACAATTACCTCGCCTATATTCTCGGCTCCATTGCGCTCGCCGTCATTCTGTTTGATTCCGGCTTCGGCACGCCGATGCACGCCTTCCGGCTCGCGGCGGTGCCGTCGCTGGCGCTCGCCTCGCTCGGCGTGCTGATAACCGCCTCGCTCTTTGCCTTCGCCGCCATGTGGCTCTTGAACTTCACCTGGCTGGAGGGCCTGCTGCTCGGCTCGATCGTCGCCTCGACGGACGCCGCCGCCGTCTTCTTCCTGCTGCGCATCGGCGGCATCAATATCCGCGACAAGGTGCGCTCGACGCTCGAAGTCGAATCCGGCACCAACGATCCGATGGCGATCTTTCTCACCATTGCCCTCGTCGAGGTGCTGGCTAGCGGCGAGCGCTACGCCGGCATCAATATCGGCATGCTCGCCATGTTCGTGCAGCAGATGGGGCTCGGTGTCATCCTCGGCCTGCTCGGCGGCATGATGATCGTGCTGATCGTCAGCAAGCTCGACACCGACCGCGGCCTGACGCCGATCTTCGTGCTGGCGCTCGCCCTGCTCGTGTTCTCCTTCACCGGCGCGGTCGGCGGCAGCGGCTTCCTCGCCGTCTATGTCGCCGGCATTTACGCCGGAAACCGCAAGATGCAGGCGATCGGCACCATCAAACGCTTCCAGGACGGCATGACCTGGCTGGCGCAGATCATCATGTTCCTGGTGCTCGGCCTGCTCGCCACGCCGTCGCAATTCCCGGTGATCATCGTGCCGGCCATTCTGCTTGCCCTCTTCCTGATCTTCATCGCCCGGCCGTTGGCGATCTGGCTGTCGCTGCTCCCCTTCGATTACACGCAGCAGGAGATCGGCTTCGTTGCCTGGGTCGGCCTGCGCGGCGCCGTCTCCATCCTGCTCGCCATCATGCCGATCCTCGGCGGCCTGGAAAACGGCCAGATTTATTTCAACACGGCCTTCATCATCGTGCTGGTCTCGCTTCTCGTCCAGGGCTGGACGATCAAACCCGTCGCCAAAAAGCTCGGCCTGATCATTCCGCCGCGTATCGGCGCCGTCGACAAGGTCGAGGTCGACCTGCCGGGTGCGGCCAACCACGAACTGCTCTCCTACCGCGTCATCAAGGATAGCCCGGTGCTGCGCGGCGAGCGCATTCCGCGCTGGGCAACCCCTTCCCTCGTCATCCGCGACGGCAAGTCGATGCGTTATCAATATGCCGGGCGGCTGCGGGAAAACGATCTCGTCTATCTCTTCATCGTGCCGAGCTATTCCCGCCTGCTCGACCGGCTCTTCGCCAGCCGTGCGCCGGTGGATGAGGACGATGCCGAATTCTTCGGCGCCTTCGCGCTCTCGCCGGCCCGCCCTGCCGCCGACCTCGACGCCGCATATGGCCCCGGCCTGCTCAACGAATCCGAAAAGGGCCTGACCATCGCCGAACTGATGCGCCAGCGCCTCGGCGGCAAAGCCGATTATGCCGACCGCGTCCGTCTCGGTTCGATCATCCTGATCGTCCGCGATCTCGATGAGCATGACCACGTCACCTCCGTCGGCATGTCGCTCGAAGCCGTCGAACCGGCGATCACCCTGCCGATCTTCATCAACCTCAAGGACATCATCCAGCGCATCCGCGACCGCCTGAAGGGGCGCCGGAGGCGAGAGGCCGCGGCCTCCGAAGCCGCTCCGAAAGCAGCGGCCGGACGCGACGAAGGCACACACGAAAACGGTCGCTGA